AGGCTATTTTATGTGGCATTATCATGCTGAAATAGAACTGGTATATGTAGAAGCAATAAACGGAATCCGACATGTAGGAAAGCATATTTCTGACTTTATGGACAGTGATCTGGTGTTGATCGGTTCAAATGTGCCTCACCTGAATTTTGATTATGCGATTAACACGGAGTATGAGCAGACAGTAGTTCAATTCAGAGATGACTTTCCTGACGTGCTCATAAAGTCAGTTCCGGAATTTGAAAAAATCACACAAATGCTGGAACGTTCTTACCTTGGACTCGCCTTTCATGGAGACACCAAGGCTGAGGTAGCCAGAAGACTTAAAAGTATTGACAATACAGACTCTTTTAAATCCCTTTTGGGAATAATAGAGATTCTCCAGATGCTGGCCAATTCAAAAGAAGTGGAAGTATTGAATAAAGAGAATACCCGGGTAAAATGGTTTCTGAATGATAAAGTGCGTATGGGGACAATCTATGATTATGTCAGCACCAACTATAATAAGCAGCCTGATGTAAACGAAATCGCCGGATTAGTACACTTGAATCTATCATCTTTTTGCAGATATTTCAGAAGACAAACGGACATGACATTCACAGATTTTGTGAACCACTATCGCATCAATCTGGCTAAAACTTTGTTATTGCAGGAAGAAACCATAGCCGAGGTGTGTTATAGAGTAGGATATGAAAGTATATCCTATTTCAACAAAACATTCAAAAAACTTATTGGCGAAACTCCTTCTTCCTTTAAAAAAAAGTATCTGTCAAAATGAATGAATACGTTGTAAAGAAGTAGAAAATCTAGCGATGTATTAAAAAGCCAAATATACCTGGA
The Sphingobacterium spiritivorum genome window above contains:
- a CDS encoding AraC family transcriptional regulator → MKIQKEEVKFESGRSFKLFTPSFRGYFMWHYHAEIELVYVEAINGIRHVGKHISDFMDSDLVLIGSNVPHLNFDYAINTEYEQTVVQFRDDFPDVLIKSVPEFEKITQMLERSYLGLAFHGDTKAEVARRLKSIDNTDSFKSLLGIIEILQMLANSKEVEVLNKENTRVKWFLNDKVRMGTIYDYVSTNYNKQPDVNEIAGLVHLNLSSFCRYFRRQTDMTFTDFVNHYRINLAKTLLLQEETIAEVCYRVGYESISYFNKTFKKLIGETPSSFKKKYLSK